Part of the Lysobacter enzymogenes genome is shown below.
ATGAGGTGCGGATCAAGGGCGGCACCACCACCCGCGGCGGCGGCGATTCCTACGACCTGTCGTGGACCGGCGGCCGCACCGGCGACAAGTGGAGCGCGACCTACGGCGTGCAGTTCAGCGGCCGCGAAACCATTTTCGCCGGCCAGCGCGGCTTCCTCGCGTCCGATCTGGAACCCGCGGCGACGGTCAAGCCGCTGGTCAACGACCCGTGGCCGTGGGTGTGGGGCGTGGAGCTGATCGACACCGCGGCCAAGCGCCGGGTCACTCCGCCGGCCGGCGCCTGCGACCGCTTCCAGGATCTGCCGCTGCACAACTTCCTCGGCAACGACGGCAACGCGCCCGAGTTCCCGGGTTCGAGCTGTTCGCAGTCGCGCGGCAACGCGCTGTGGAGCCTGCGCAACGGTTCCGACAACCGGTCCGGCTTCGGCAACTTCAACTACGACTTCGACAACGGCATGCAGGCCTGGGTCAGCGCCTCGGTCTGGGACAGCACCGGCGAGTCGCGCCAGGACGAAGCGCTGCGCTTCGAACTCAACCGCGGCGGCGCGTTCTACGACCAGAACACCGGCCGCAGCTATCAGGCGCGCCGCGCGTTCACCGTGCCCGAGGCGGGCAGCCGCGATCCGTTCCTGTTCGAAACCAAGGAGCGTTCCTGGGACCTGGCCGCCGGCCTGCGCGGCCGCTTCGGCGAGCGCTTCAACTGGGACGCCACCGTCGGCCGCACCGAGTACAAGGTCGACTTCAGTTTCCCGGGCGTGCTGCAGGGCGCGGTCGACAATTATTTCCTCGGGCCGCAGCTCGGCACCAACAACGGCCTGCCGGTGTACGCGCTGGACCAGAACAAGTTCTGGAACCCGATGGGCCCGGAGACCTTCCGCCAGCTCACCACCCGCGGCAAGAGCAGCGCCGAGTCGTGGATGAACCAGGCCCAGTTCTCGGTCAACGGCGACCTGTTCGAGCTGCCGGCCGGCCCGGTCGGTTTCGCCGGCGTGATCGAGGCCGGTTCGCAGGGGTATCGCCTGACCCCCGATCCGCTGACCTTCGGCGCGAACAAGCTCTACGACCAGCCCGGCGGCACCAACCAGGGCGGCGGCGACCGCAAGCGCTACGCGGTCGGCGTCGAATTCAAGGTGCCGGTGTTCAAGACCCTCGACGTGACCGGCGCCGGCCGCTTCGACCGCTACGACGACGACGCGCGCAAGGAAAGCAACTTCACCTGGAACGCCGGCATCGAATGGCGTCCGATCGAAAGCCTACTGGTGCGCGGCGCCTACAACACCACCTTCCGCGCGCCGGACATGCACTACCTGTTCGCCACCAGCGGCACCGGCACCCAGGAAGACTCCGACGTGGCCACCTGCATCAACCGCGGCCTCGGCCCGGATTGCAGCTCGCAGGCGCTGTACTACCGCCACAACATCGCCCGCACCGGCAACCTCAAGCTGGAAAGCGAGACCGGCAAGTCGTGGAGCGCCGGCCTGGTCTGGGACGCGGCCGAAAACCTGTCGTTCAGCGCCGACTACTGGCGCATGACCATCGACAACCAGGTCCGCGATTTCGACATCGCCGACATCCTCGACCTGGAAAGCCAGTGCCGCAACGGCCGCACCCGCCGCGCCAGCGACCGCATGCAGGTCACCCCGGGCTCGTCGACCTGTTCCGACATCGTCTCGCGCGTGACCCGCAGCGCGCCGGGCACCAACGCGTTCGGCGTGGCCGATCCGAACTATCCGATCGGGCAGGTGGTGTCGGTGTTCAGCGGCCCGATCAACATCGCCTACCGCGAAGTCGCCGGCGTCGACTTCACCGCGCGCTACAAGCTGCCGGCGACGCGCTTCGGCGATTTCAGCTTCCAGTTCAACTACACCAACCAGCTCAAGAACAACGAGCAGCGCGACCCGGGTTCGCCGATGCAGGAGAACCGCGACAAGGAAGTGCGCACCTTCGCCCGCGCCAGCGCCAGCTGGAGCCGCGGCCCGTGGAACGCGACCTTGTTCGCCAACCGCATCGGCCACGTCAACGGCGACAACTACAACGAGTGCGCGCCGATCCTGCCGGGCCAGACCGACACCAGCTGCCACATGGTCGGCAAGCTCAAGGCGCCGGTGTACTTCAACCTGACCGCGGGCTACCAGCTGACCGAACAGGCGCGGGTCAACCTGTACATCGACAACCTGCTCGACGAAGCCGATTACAAGGACCCGTACAAGAAGTTCTTCGCCTACGCCAACGAAAGAGTGTTTTCGCGCGTGGGCCGTGAAATCTCGGCCGAATTCGTTTACAAGTTCGATTGATCCTTCGCAGCCGGTGTTCCGGCGCCGAATCGGACGCGCGGGCCGCCCGGGCCCGCGCGGACGGCAGCACCCCGCGTTCGGGCCGGTGCGCGTCAGTTCGACGACGCGCGCCGGTGCGGCCGCGGAACCTCCCGGGCAAGGCGGTGTACACCCTCGCGGCCACCCTCGGAATGCGTGCCGCGAGGTCTTGTCCGGAACTCGGAACGGGAGCGCGGGACTCGCGCTCCCGTCTTTTTCCGGCGCCGCGTCCGCGCCGCCCGGACGCCCCGACGACGCTGGATTCCAGCGACGACCTTTACCGGTTGCGGCGTTCGCCGCGACCCGCTGCAGACAGGTGATTGCATGCCCCAGACCGCACGGTTCCCGTCCTCCTGGCGGATGCTCGCCGCCGTGGCGCTGCTGCTGTTCGCCGCCGCCGTCCAGGCCGCCCCGCTCGGCAGCCGCGAGCTGCACCAGGGCTGGCAGTTCCGCCTGCTGCCCGACGACCCCGAAGCCGCCGCGCACCGCGACGCGACCCAGTGGCACGGCGCGCGCGTGCCCGGCCACGTCCACACCGACCTGTTCGCGGCGGGACTGATCGTCGATCCCTACGTCGGCGCGGCCGAAGCGCAGTTGCAATGGATCGGCCTGGCCGGCTGGGAATACCGCACCTCGTTCGACGTCGACGCCGCGACCCTGGCGCGCACCCGCAACGAACTGGTGTTCGACGGCCTCGACACCTACGCCACCGTCTACCTCAACGGCCGCGAGCTGCTGCGCGCCGACAACTTCTTCCGCACCTGGCGGGTGCCGGTCGACGGCCGCCTGCGCGAGCGCGGCAACGAGTTGCGGGTGGTGTTCGAATCGCCGATCCGCAAGCTGTTGCCGCGGGTGTTGGCGATGCCGAATAAAATCGCCGGCAATTACCCCTCGCCGTATGGCGACGAACCCAAGGACGCGATGACCGGCAACTTCGCGCGCAAGCCGGGCTACCACTACGGCTGGGACTGGGGCCCGCGCTACGTCACCGCC
Proteins encoded:
- a CDS encoding TonB-dependent receptor plug domain-containing protein; the encoded protein is MTQQHDRTSQRRRYDARRNALCAAMLAALYLPLAAQAQDAAPAGEAKTVDKITVTGSRIKRAELEGPAPVTVITTEQIKREGFANVYEALSSLTEVTGSVQADVNKGPTPNASPLNLRNLGPGRTLLLIDGRRVADYPLPYEGRGNFANFNNIPMSAVERIEVLASGGSAIYGSDAMAGVINIIMKKNFNGDEVRIKGGTTTRGGGDSYDLSWTGGRTGDKWSATYGVQFSGRETIFAGQRGFLASDLEPAATVKPLVNDPWPWVWGVELIDTAAKRRVTPPAGACDRFQDLPLHNFLGNDGNAPEFPGSSCSQSRGNALWSLRNGSDNRSGFGNFNYDFDNGMQAWVSASVWDSTGESRQDEALRFELNRGGAFYDQNTGRSYQARRAFTVPEAGSRDPFLFETKERSWDLAAGLRGRFGERFNWDATVGRTEYKVDFSFPGVLQGAVDNYFLGPQLGTNNGLPVYALDQNKFWNPMGPETFRQLTTRGKSSAESWMNQAQFSVNGDLFELPAGPVGFAGVIEAGSQGYRLTPDPLTFGANKLYDQPGGTNQGGGDRKRYAVGVEFKVPVFKTLDVTGAGRFDRYDDDARKESNFTWNAGIEWRPIESLLVRGAYNTTFRAPDMHYLFATSGTGTQEDSDVATCINRGLGPDCSSQALYYRHNIARTGNLKLESETGKSWSAGLVWDAAENLSFSADYWRMTIDNQVRDFDIADILDLESQCRNGRTRRASDRMQVTPGSSTCSDIVSRVTRSAPGTNAFGVADPNYPIGQVVSVFSGPINIAYREVAGVDFTARYKLPATRFGDFSFQFNYTNQLKNNEQRDPGSPMQENRDKEVRTFARASASWSRGPWNATLFANRIGHVNGDNYNECAPILPGQTDTSCHMVGKLKAPVYFNLTAGYQLTEQARVNLYIDNLLDEADYKDPYKKFFAYANERVFSRVGREISAEFVYKFD